Proteins encoded together in one Peribacillus asahii window:
- a CDS encoding MetQ/NlpA family ABC transporter substrate-binding protein produces MKKWASLLLVLVLALALAACGNNKDEEKDTASNTTEEKKELKIGATSGPFADMVKKAIQPSLEKAGYKVEVVEFSDYVQPNLALSNGSIDANLFQHKYYMETFAKENNLQLSELIVVPTAPMGIYSKKYKSLDEIKDGTSIAVPNDPSNMARALKILVDAKLIEVDPAANQLTLSEKDVTSNPKNIQIKPLEAAQLPRATDSVDLSAVPGNFAIAAKMKIEDAIAVENMPDEYRNRVVVDTKNVDAQFAKDIKAAVESDEFEAVIDKEFKGFGKPEWMKK; encoded by the coding sequence ATGAAAAAATGGGCATCCTTATTACTCGTTCTTGTTCTTGCCCTTGCTTTAGCAGCTTGCGGCAATAACAAAGACGAAGAAAAAGATACGGCTTCAAACACAACTGAAGAGAAAAAAGAACTTAAAATTGGTGCAACAAGCGGTCCTTTTGCTGACATGGTTAAAAAAGCGATTCAACCATCACTTGAAAAAGCCGGATATAAAGTAGAAGTCGTTGAATTTAGTGATTATGTTCAACCAAACCTTGCTCTAAGCAATGGATCCATTGATGCAAATCTATTCCAACACAAATACTACATGGAAACATTTGCAAAGGAAAACAACTTACAACTTTCTGAATTGATTGTTGTTCCAACAGCACCAATGGGAATTTATTCAAAAAAATATAAATCTTTAGATGAAATAAAAGACGGTACATCTATCGCTGTTCCAAATGATCCATCTAATATGGCTCGTGCGCTAAAAATCCTAGTAGATGCCAAACTAATTGAAGTTGATCCAGCTGCTAATCAGTTAACATTGTCAGAAAAAGATGTAACAAGTAACCCGAAAAACATCCAAATTAAACCATTAGAAGCAGCTCAATTACCACGTGCTACAGATAGCGTTGACTTATCTGCTGTACCTGGAAACTTTGCTATTGCAGCAAAAATGAAAATCGAAGATGCAATTGCTGTTGAAAATATGCCAGATGAGTATCGTAATCGTGTCGTAGTGGATACGAAAAATGTAGACGCTCAATTTGCTAAAGATATTAAAGCAGCTGTTGAATCAGATGAATTTGAAGCAGTTATCGACAAAGAATTTAAAGGCTTCGGTAAACCGGAGTGGATGAAGAAATAA
- a CDS encoding methionine ABC transporter permease, with protein MLESITAILPDLNKAFLETVYMVGISLIIALFLGLPLGVLLFITAKNLFFENSFINSLLGFIVNLVRSIPYIILLVALLPFTNLITGTTIGPIAASVSLSVAAIPFFARIVETSLREIDKGIIEAAIAVGASPWMIIKDVLLAEAKPGIIQGLTLTTISLIGFSAMAGTIGGGGIGDLAIRFGYYRYDNTVMILTIIVLICLVQIIQIIGDKLSYLVDKR; from the coding sequence ATGCTTGAATCGATTACAGCTATACTTCCCGATCTTAATAAAGCATTCCTAGAAACGGTGTATATGGTTGGCATCTCGCTTATCATCGCCCTGTTTCTCGGTTTACCACTTGGAGTTTTACTGTTTATAACAGCGAAAAATTTATTTTTTGAAAATTCGTTTATCAATAGTCTGCTTGGATTCATCGTAAACCTTGTACGATCTATTCCATATATCATTCTATTAGTAGCATTGCTTCCTTTCACTAACTTAATAACAGGAACAACGATTGGACCAATCGCTGCCTCTGTTTCATTATCCGTAGCAGCGATTCCGTTTTTCGCTCGAATCGTTGAAACCTCTTTACGTGAAATTGATAAAGGCATTATTGAGGCGGCGATTGCCGTTGGCGCTTCACCATGGATGATCATTAAAGATGTCCTGCTCGCTGAAGCAAAACCAGGCATCATTCAAGGTCTAACCTTAACAACGATTTCACTCATTGGATTCTCAGCTATGGCAGGGACAATTGGCGGCGGAGGAATCGGCGATTTAGCTATCCGCTTCGGGTACTACCGCTACGACAATACCGTTATGATTCTGACGATTATTGTTCTCATTTGCCTTGTTCAAATCATTCAAATTATCGGGGATAAGCTTTCTTATTTAGTTGATAAACGATAA
- a CDS encoding methionine ABC transporter ATP-binding protein, whose translation MIEIQSLRKEYITKKSRVVGVDDVSLTIQKGEIFGIVGYSGAGKSSLIRSINLLERPTKGQVIIDGVDLTKLSGQALRKQRLKIGMIFQHFSLISSKTVFDNVAFALKAAHQSPEAIRKRVLELLEIVGLSDKKDVYPAQLSGGQKQRVGIARALANNPTVLLCDEATSALDPTTTKAILQLLKKINKEFGITIVLITHEMEVVKELCHRVAVMQDGRIIEEGDVYSVFAQPKQALTKQFIESVLDFELPSHLITESKGSIIKIQFEGQLASEAVLSDLLQEHPVKANILHGKIEYIQNIPLGILIVELTGNTNDIQAALDYINKRTSYVEVIHHA comes from the coding sequence ATGATTGAAATTCAATCGTTACGAAAGGAATACATCACGAAGAAAAGTCGAGTTGTCGGAGTTGATGATGTATCCTTGACGATTCAAAAAGGAGAAATTTTTGGAATTGTTGGATATAGCGGTGCTGGTAAAAGCTCCTTAATTCGTTCGATTAATTTATTAGAACGTCCGACAAAAGGCCAAGTAATTATTGATGGTGTTGATTTAACGAAATTATCGGGTCAAGCATTACGAAAACAACGACTGAAAATCGGAATGATTTTTCAGCACTTTTCACTCATCAGTTCGAAAACAGTGTTTGATAATGTTGCTTTCGCCTTAAAAGCTGCACATCAATCGCCTGAAGCCATTCGCAAACGTGTGCTTGAATTACTCGAAATCGTTGGTCTTAGTGATAAAAAAGATGTATACCCTGCTCAATTAAGCGGTGGACAAAAACAACGTGTTGGAATTGCCCGTGCATTAGCAAACAATCCTACCGTTCTTTTATGTGATGAGGCAACATCTGCCCTTGACCCAACAACAACAAAAGCCATTTTACAATTACTGAAAAAAATTAATAAAGAGTTCGGAATTACAATCGTCTTAATTACCCACGAAATGGAGGTTGTAAAAGAACTTTGTCATCGGGTAGCCGTTATGCAAGATGGGCGCATCATTGAAGAAGGCGATGTATACAGTGTGTTCGCTCAGCCTAAACAAGCATTAACGAAACAATTTATCGAAAGCGTCTTAGATTTTGAACTTCCTTCTCATTTAATTACGGAAAGTAAAGGAAGCATTATCAAAATTCAATTTGAAGGACAGCTCGCTAGTGAGGCCGTTCTTTCAGACTTATTACAAGAACATCCTGTAAAAGCCAATATTTTGCACGGAAAAATCGAATATATCCAAAACATTCCTTTAGGCATACTTATTGTTGAATTAACCGGTAACACTAATGACATTCAAGCGGCTTTAGACTATATCAACAAACGAACTAGCTATGTGGAGGTGATACATCATGCTTGA
- a CDS encoding MBL fold metallo-hydrolase gives MLTHYHEDHTGGCAWIQKHKQVPLFIHSMSLDVCSKQGEYPDYRKRIWGVREGFQARPIGETIQSRHHTWKAIFTPGHARDHISYLNQSNGVLFSGDLFVTPKTKVILQEESIPTIIHSIKKVLRYDFQEVFCCHAGYLPNGRELFQVKLDYLENLQGEIIRLHQQGLTVEEIQQKVLPKQYPIIEYSDYEWDSKHIITSILREAQSTSVR, from the coding sequence GTGCTTACGCATTATCACGAAGATCATACAGGTGGTTGCGCTTGGATTCAAAAACATAAACAAGTACCATTATTTATTCATTCGATGTCGCTTGATGTTTGTTCAAAACAGGGAGAATATCCGGATTATCGTAAACGGATTTGGGGAGTGCGAGAAGGGTTTCAAGCACGACCAATTGGAGAAACGATACAATCCCGTCATCATACATGGAAGGCTATTTTTACACCGGGACATGCAAGGGATCATATATCTTATTTGAATCAAAGCAACGGTGTACTTTTCTCAGGTGATTTATTTGTTACGCCAAAAACGAAAGTGATTTTGCAGGAGGAGTCTATTCCGACAATTATACATTCTATTAAGAAGGTATTGCGATATGATTTTCAAGAAGTTTTCTGTTGTCATGCAGGCTATCTTCCAAATGGAAGGGAACTATTTCAAGTGAAGCTTGACTATTTAGAAAATTTACAGGGAGAAATTATTCGACTGCATCAACAAGGGTTAACCGTTGAGGAGATTCAACAGAAGGTTTTACCGAAGCAGTATCCGATTATAGAGTACTCGGACTATGAATGGGATTCGAAACATATTATTACGTCCATTCTTAGAGAGGCGCAATCCACTAGTGTAAGATGA
- a CDS encoding YheE family protein: MITHFQWKPLFKDNTLPGWKISFYVNKQHYQAIYHKDGQIEWKNIQPSDHLEAELKQAIHELMLFHVYE, translated from the coding sequence ATGATTACTCATTTTCAATGGAAACCGTTGTTCAAAGACAATACTTTACCTGGCTGGAAAATTTCTTTTTATGTAAACAAACAACATTATCAAGCCATTTACCATAAAGATGGACAAATTGAATGGAAGAACATACAGCCTTCGGATCATTTAGAAGCTGAATTAAAACAAGCTATACATGAGCTCATGCTATTTCATGTATATGAGTGA
- a CDS encoding YheC/YheD family endospore coat-associated protein codes for MKIFYNSSTKQWWHGQNGFTVTFGADQIEIPYQHPLFLQDVRSFDVKPFHRNEILTIGILTTSGKNKIGLGGNLPLFQSLHSYLLQHGILCYVFTANDILQEQPYAFIYCSELNTWKKITVPLPHIVYNRIPSRPFEASDSFQQLKTLFSNKHIKMFNPCFIDKYEMYTTFQQHERLKQLLPKTIVVDNVNQLASFLRTYSTIYLKPRDGNRGKGIHTLTCKRDKSIQLVSPTEAETFPTLQAYWDVYKQQLQSKKYLAQQAIVPKKKNGHRYDYRLLVHYEQGRFKLSGKGVRMSQTQEITTHVPTGGKIIPYHEVTTPALDQQLTEIAQTCGAVLSHQLGFIGEFSIDLGENAAGDLFIYEVNSKPMQFDETDIETTRLHQLKNLFIELKYPNDDKK; via the coding sequence ATGAAAATCTTTTATAACTCATCGACTAAACAGTGGTGGCACGGGCAAAACGGATTCACCGTTACGTTTGGGGCTGATCAAATAGAAATTCCTTATCAACATCCCTTATTTCTTCAAGATGTTCGAAGCTTTGACGTAAAACCCTTTCATAGGAACGAAATATTAACAATTGGCATTTTAACAACAAGTGGAAAAAACAAAATAGGATTGGGCGGGAACCTTCCCTTGTTCCAATCCTTGCATTCTTATTTATTACAGCACGGTATTTTATGTTATGTTTTCACAGCAAACGATATTCTGCAGGAACAACCTTATGCATTTATATACTGTTCCGAACTAAATACCTGGAAAAAAATCACCGTCCCTCTCCCTCATATTGTCTATAATCGAATTCCATCCCGTCCCTTTGAAGCATCCGACTCCTTTCAACAACTAAAAACTCTATTCTCCAACAAGCACATTAAGATGTTCAACCCTTGTTTTATTGATAAATATGAGATGTATACAACCTTTCAACAACACGAAAGGCTCAAGCAGCTTCTACCGAAAACGATCGTTGTCGACAATGTAAATCAACTAGCTTCTTTTCTCCGCACCTATTCAACCATTTATTTAAAACCTAGAGATGGAAATCGGGGCAAAGGGATTCATACCTTAACTTGTAAACGAGATAAATCCATCCAATTAGTAAGCCCGACAGAGGCAGAGACATTCCCTACTCTTCAAGCCTATTGGGATGTTTACAAACAGCAGCTTCAATCGAAGAAATATTTAGCCCAACAAGCGATTGTTCCTAAGAAGAAAAATGGACATCGCTATGATTACCGCCTGCTTGTTCATTACGAACAAGGTCGTTTCAAGCTAAGCGGTAAAGGCGTCAGGATGTCACAAACACAAGAAATCACAACTCATGTGCCAACGGGAGGGAAAATCATTCCTTATCATGAAGTGACAACACCAGCTTTAGATCAACAATTAACAGAAATTGCTCAAACTTGCGGTGCCGTTCTATCTCATCAATTAGGCTTTATCGGTGAATTTTCAATTGATCTTGGTGAAAACGCAGCAGGGGATCTCTTTATTTATGAGGTGAATTCAAAACCGATGCAATTCGATGAAACCGATATTGAAACAACTCGACTGCATCAATTAAAAAATTTATTTATTGAATTAAAATACCCAAATGATGATAAAAAATAA
- a CDS encoding YheC/YheD family endospore coat-associated protein: MKNVYPVEITKLPNDILFYPSELEFAAIDIVCFGQHSCPAAAKRNPANTQKIVLSESLANSLRFTETNTPLHLFADKNRLHIGPLVGIFSSGFTGFHNKPLGERSHFFSKLLSLNTETGCIPFVFGEQHINWDDETIHGFIYEENEWKMNDFPLPNVIYDRLPNRRTENQSGPKEVKRKFQKLYRIPWYNPGFFNKWDVYERLSDDEKALPYLPETYPLSSFSTIEHLLSNYRQVFIKPIHGSLGLGIHQILYDKHEHMYYCRYTNEEEETKLQRFSSLEALMNHVFRNRPLENLIVQQGISLMRSEKRPVDFRVHTNKNNQDEWQVTAIAAKVAGSGSITTHVKNGGVIKTIQELFEDRQTTLEIEQKLTKAALTLSESIENHLDGIIAEIGFDLGVDKHGQVWMFEANSKPGRSIFSHPELQEFELLTRKMSLDYAVYLAEQSITHAIGGVK; this comes from the coding sequence ATGAAGAACGTGTATCCTGTTGAGATTACAAAGCTTCCGAACGATATACTTTTCTATCCTTCAGAGCTAGAATTTGCTGCCATTGACATCGTTTGTTTTGGGCAGCATTCCTGTCCCGCTGCTGCAAAACGAAATCCTGCTAATACACAGAAGATTGTCCTATCAGAAAGCTTAGCAAACTCTTTACGATTTACCGAAACAAATACGCCACTTCATCTATTCGCAGATAAAAACCGACTTCATATTGGACCGCTCGTTGGTATCTTTTCATCTGGATTTACTGGATTTCATAATAAACCACTAGGCGAACGGTCTCATTTTTTCTCTAAATTACTTTCACTTAATACAGAAACAGGTTGTATTCCCTTTGTTTTCGGTGAGCAGCATATTAATTGGGATGATGAAACGATTCATGGTTTTATATACGAAGAGAATGAATGGAAAATGAATGATTTTCCACTTCCAAATGTCATCTACGACCGGCTTCCGAATCGAAGAACAGAGAACCAAAGCGGTCCCAAAGAAGTAAAACGCAAATTCCAAAAACTATATAGGATTCCATGGTATAATCCAGGATTTTTTAATAAATGGGATGTCTATGAACGATTAAGTGATGATGAAAAAGCACTCCCTTACTTACCAGAAACATATCCTCTTTCTTCTTTTTCTACAATCGAGCATCTACTTTCAAACTACCGACAAGTGTTTATTAAACCCATTCACGGAAGCCTTGGACTTGGCATTCATCAAATTTTATATGATAAGCATGAACATATGTATTATTGCCGATATACAAACGAAGAAGAAGAAACTAAACTACAACGTTTTTCATCTTTAGAAGCTCTAATGAATCATGTTTTTCGAAATCGCCCATTGGAAAACCTAATTGTTCAACAAGGAATTTCCCTTATGCGTTCTGAAAAACGCCCTGTTGATTTTCGAGTTCATACGAATAAAAACAACCAAGACGAGTGGCAAGTCACCGCTATCGCAGCAAAAGTAGCGGGTTCCGGCAGCATTACGACTCATGTAAAAAACGGCGGGGTCATTAAAACCATCCAAGAACTATTCGAAGATCGCCAAACGACACTAGAGATAGAACAAAAGCTAACAAAAGCTGCGCTTACTTTAAGTGAAAGCATTGAAAATCACCTTGATGGAATTATCGCGGAAATCGGCTTTGACCTAGGGGTTGATAAACATGGTCAAGTATGGATGTTTGAAGCTAATTCCAAACCTGGCCGCTCTATCTTCTCCCATCCTGAACTTCAAGAGTTTGAACTTTTAACGAGGAAAATGAGCCTAGATTATGCCGTTTATCTCGCCGAACAATCGATTACACACGCTATCGGTGGCGTAAAATGA
- a CDS encoding YheC/YheD family endospore coat-associated protein: MLFGIMTTNFSNEQQYVTELAKAAQQHQVEVCRFSPLQIDIKTKEIQAEIWDSEKESWMNKTVPLPDFVYDRSFYGLTRETTEITEKVNWLKKQSVFLGYGLPSKWDVYKALKDHPLLQAFLPKTVQIETAEDMWTQLAEHERIVLKPSFGARGTGIYLLERTDAGTNVTMTKKTETYKRLFQSKSQLNKWVDRLLQRYSYLCQPYLELATAQNEPFDFRILMQKDKRNQWVEKGRGIRLGQKDHITANIATGGLFLPITAFLQQYRDILPLAAEQTIHHILRTLPEQVEATFHRLFELGIDLGVDRSGQVWILDINSKPGRKMIEVLYPDQYDRLYHSPILYSQYLAHSLLKAGE; the protein is encoded by the coding sequence ATGCTATTTGGAATTATGACGACAAATTTCTCAAATGAACAGCAGTATGTAACGGAATTAGCCAAAGCTGCCCAGCAGCATCAAGTGGAGGTTTGTCGTTTCTCGCCTCTTCAAATTGATATAAAAACAAAGGAAATCCAAGCAGAGATATGGGACTCCGAAAAGGAAAGCTGGATGAACAAAACGGTCCCTCTGCCCGATTTTGTTTATGATCGCAGTTTCTATGGTTTAACTCGTGAAACAACAGAAATCACAGAAAAAGTAAATTGGCTCAAAAAACAGAGCGTCTTTTTAGGGTACGGTCTCCCTAGTAAATGGGATGTCTATAAAGCGCTGAAAGACCATCCGCTTTTACAAGCATTTTTACCGAAAACCGTACAAATTGAAACAGCAGAAGATATGTGGACACAGCTAGCGGAGCACGAACGAATCGTTTTAAAACCCTCTTTCGGTGCACGCGGAACAGGCATTTACTTACTCGAGAGAACAGATGCCGGCACAAACGTCACAATGACGAAGAAAACAGAAACTTACAAGCGCCTCTTTCAATCGAAATCGCAATTAAATAAATGGGTCGATCGCTTATTACAACGCTACAGTTACCTTTGTCAGCCTTATTTAGAACTGGCCACTGCTCAAAATGAACCATTCGATTTCCGTATTCTGATGCAAAAAGACAAACGAAATCAATGGGTGGAAAAAGGGCGCGGCATTCGACTCGGACAAAAAGATCATATTACCGCTAACATCGCTACAGGCGGACTCTTTCTTCCAATTACAGCCTTCTTACAGCAATACCGTGACATCCTTCCACTAGCCGCCGAACAAACGATTCACCATATTTTGCGGACACTGCCTGAACAAGTAGAAGCAACCTTCCACCGATTATTCGAACTTGGCATTGATCTTGGAGTCGACCGAAGTGGTCAGGTGTGGATTTTAGATATTAATTCAAAGCCAGGAAGAAAAATGATTGAGGTACTCTATCCTGACCAATACGATCGGCTCTATCACTCCCCTATTTTATACAGTCAATATTTAGCTCACTCTCTCTTGAAAGCAGGTGAATAA
- a CDS encoding YheC/YheD family endospore coat-associated protein, giving the protein MNGHSSKLLISTIQEKKALMYIDETTFTKWQLQYGETLSLKAGQRSIEIAVESFSSTSRECKLSSFASQYLTLPPFTHPISVTFLPSTKTVIIGPFLALLTNQSLLTDGTFGEIDVFFQEMHTYSTTLGIPFYLTTLQSLESEVITGYWFHENGWEPCVLPFPSALYNRIHSRRLERTDRFEQFTAHLQAKKIPLFNSCFLSKWEVHEMLVQDESLQPHLPDTILLRAQEAFYSFLQHHAVIYVKPIFGSQGKHIGKATKLEKGWLFEHSGNTQDTHFVQSEAELFFYLKKFCKKHSFIIQKGIPLLEWEQKKVDFRILLHQTKEDVWKVTSAVARIGDTGHIVSNIARGAEMKNGIQFLKELFDRQQAIHLYHTLTHLAKKTAHSLDKQHEGLLGELGIDLALDEQFHPWIIEVNSKPSKRFDGTRDKLRPSVKALIDYMSTLHHTLKNEG; this is encoded by the coding sequence ATGAACGGTCATTCTTCTAAATTATTGATATCTACTATTCAAGAAAAAAAAGCATTGATGTATATCGATGAAACTACCTTTACAAAATGGCAGCTTCAATACGGGGAAACTCTTTCGCTCAAGGCTGGTCAACGTTCTATAGAAATAGCAGTGGAGTCCTTTTCTTCAACAAGCAGGGAATGCAAATTATCAAGTTTCGCTTCACAATACTTAACTCTTCCACCATTCACTCACCCAATCTCCGTCACGTTCTTACCATCCACTAAAACCGTTATCATCGGCCCATTTCTTGCCCTATTAACCAATCAATCTCTTCTTACAGATGGAACATTCGGTGAGATAGACGTTTTTTTTCAAGAGATGCATACCTACTCTACTACTCTAGGCATCCCCTTTTATTTAACAACGTTACAGTCGCTTGAAAGTGAAGTCATTACGGGTTATTGGTTCCATGAGAACGGTTGGGAGCCCTGTGTTCTTCCATTTCCCAGTGCACTATACAATCGGATTCATTCACGTCGTTTAGAAAGGACCGATCGTTTTGAACAATTCACAGCCCATTTACAAGCAAAAAAAATCCCACTCTTTAACTCGTGCTTTCTTTCTAAATGGGAAGTCCATGAAATGCTCGTACAAGACGAAAGCCTGCAGCCGCACTTACCAGATACCATTTTACTCAGAGCGCAAGAAGCCTTCTATTCTTTTCTCCAACATCATGCTGTTATTTATGTAAAGCCGATTTTTGGAAGTCAAGGCAAACATATTGGCAAAGCGACCAAACTGGAGAAAGGCTGGCTATTTGAACATTCGGGTAACACTCAGGATACTCACTTTGTTCAATCGGAAGCGGAACTGTTCTTTTACCTAAAGAAATTTTGCAAGAAACACTCCTTTATTATTCAAAAAGGGATCCCCTTGCTTGAATGGGAACAGAAGAAAGTCGATTTTCGTATACTCCTTCATCAAACGAAGGAAGACGTTTGGAAGGTAACCTCTGCGGTTGCGCGAATCGGCGATACTGGACATATCGTCTCCAATATAGCACGTGGAGCAGAAATGAAGAATGGCATTCAATTTTTAAAAGAGCTATTCGATCGCCAGCAGGCCATTCACCTTTATCACACTCTTACTCACCTTGCTAAAAAGACGGCTCACTCCCTAGATAAACAACATGAAGGATTACTAGGAGAGTTAGGGATTGATTTAGCACTTGATGAACAATTCCATCCATGGATTATTGAAGTAAACTCTAAACCTTCTAAACGATTTGATGGTACAAGGGATAAATTACGACCATCAGTAAAAGCACTTATTGATTACATGAGTACGCTTCATCATACTTTAAAAAATGAAGGATGA
- a CDS encoding DUF445 domain-containing protein, with product MDLWMKLVFMVVVGAIIGGITNLIAIKMLFRPYKAVYIFGKQLPFTPGLMPKRQGELAHQLGKVVVEYLITPESLQQRIVNDTSKQNMKEFVGAEVKKVLTTEKSIAELLEQYGLSRVGETVEQRVQAFVLDKYEEWMAANRGKNLRQIISPELHEKVTEQIPELSAYIVTKGKEYFRSKEGKARLEAMLDDFFKERGKLINLIQMFIGNDALIDKIQPEILKFLEQRRTTNFVEELLQKEWGQISEWEIQKVENLVGPHEIKRVVIEKTSEWISVDAVMNKPVKDVAGPFVDSIVDKAVPAMLDQLVDRVSEHMPALVKRLRLDEIVEEQVAAFSVQKLEEVVIAIAKRELAMITYLGALLGGIIGLFQGLFVTLL from the coding sequence ATGGATTTATGGATGAAACTTGTATTCATGGTTGTGGTAGGTGCAATCATTGGAGGAATTACGAATTTAATTGCCATTAAAATGTTGTTCCGTCCGTATAAAGCGGTGTATATTTTTGGGAAACAACTACCGTTTACTCCTGGTTTAATGCCGAAACGTCAAGGAGAATTGGCACATCAGCTTGGGAAGGTTGTAGTGGAATATCTAATTACTCCTGAGAGTCTGCAACAACGTATTGTTAATGATACCTCTAAACAAAATATGAAAGAGTTTGTTGGGGCAGAAGTGAAGAAAGTGTTAACGACTGAAAAAAGTATTGCAGAGTTATTAGAACAATATGGGTTAAGTCGTGTGGGGGAGACAGTAGAGCAGCGTGTACAAGCTTTTGTGCTTGACAAATATGAAGAGTGGATGGCAGCGAATCGCGGCAAAAACCTTCGCCAAATTATCTCACCTGAGCTGCATGAAAAAGTGACGGAACAAATCCCGGAACTTTCTGCTTACATTGTTACGAAGGGGAAAGAATACTTCCGAAGTAAGGAAGGGAAAGCTCGCTTAGAGGCGATGTTGGATGATTTTTTTAAAGAGCGCGGAAAGCTGATTAATTTAATTCAAATGTTTATTGGAAATGATGCTTTAATTGATAAAATACAACCAGAAATTTTGAAATTTTTGGAGCAACGACGTACAACCAATTTTGTAGAAGAACTGTTACAAAAAGAGTGGGGTCAGATTAGTGAGTGGGAGATTCAAAAAGTTGAGAATCTAGTTGGTCCGCATGAGATAAAACGAGTAGTTATCGAAAAAACATCTGAATGGATTTCAGTGGATGCTGTTATGAACAAGCCGGTAAAAGACGTAGCAGGTCCATTTGTTGATTCAATTGTTGATAAAGCTGTGCCGGCTATGCTGGATCAGTTGGTAGACCGTGTAAGTGAACATATGCCAGCGTTAGTTAAAAGGCTTCGTTTAGACGAAATCGTTGAAGAACAAGTAGCGGCTTTTTCAGTTCAAAAATTAGAAGAAGTAGTTATAGCAATTGCAAAGCGCGAGCTGGCAATGATTACGTATTTAGGAGCGCTTTTAGGCGGGATTATTGGGTTGTTTCAAGGATTATTCGTTACGCTTTTATAG
- a CDS encoding YlbF family regulator: MSNSYDAAYAMERAIRSSNEYVELKRLYDLVNADPASKGMFDNFRNIQMMLQQKQMMGQEITPEEIEQAQKTVQLVQQHPTIAQLMEAEQRMSVVIADLNKIIMKPLEELYGLPGQGS; this comes from the coding sequence ATGAGTAATTCATATGATGCAGCTTATGCAATGGAGCGAGCGATTCGTTCTAGTAATGAATATGTAGAATTAAAACGATTATATGATCTTGTGAACGCTGATCCGGCTTCAAAGGGAATGTTTGATAACTTTCGTAACATCCAAATGATGCTTCAGCAAAAACAAATGATGGGTCAAGAAATTACACCCGAAGAAATTGAGCAAGCGCAAAAAACGGTTCAACTTGTTCAACAGCATCCAACAATTGCTCAATTGATGGAAGCGGAACAAAGAATGAGTGTAGTAATTGCAGATTTAAATAAGATTATTATGAAGCCTCTTGAAGAACTATACGGTCTTCCTGGTCAAGGATCATAA